The Panicum hallii strain FIL2 chromosome 9, PHallii_v3.1, whole genome shotgun sequence genome has a window encoding:
- the LOC112872925 gene encoding lysine-rich arabinogalactan protein 19-like: protein MRHASRASRVHTRACGRPLLASMRSPAPAQAEPPHTALAHALHPSVGALLLGPPEPPLQCLLAAARVPGLPPESASGLAHSRRFCLLVPPLGATCHESPRQPSYSSPAPLCAPARLAPAKPPPRAQQLPPAPAPVRCALTPTRPHRRLGLARHPR, encoded by the coding sequence ATgcgccacgcctcccgcgcgagccgcgtcCACACCCGTGCCTGCGGCCGCCCGCTGCTTGCTTCCATGCGCTCTCCAGCACCTGCCcaagccgagccgccgcacACAGCACTTGCTCACGCGCTCCACCCCTCCGTCGGCGCcctgctcctgggcccgccCGAGCCTCCGCTCCAGTGCCTGCTCGCTGCTGCCCGCGTGCCTGGGCTGCCGCCTGAATCCGCCTCTGGGCTCGCACACTCGCGCCGCTTCTGCTTGCTTGTGCCGCCGCTCGGCGCCACCTGCCACGAGTCACCGCGCCAGCCGAGCTACTCCTCGCCCGCTCCGCTCTGCGCGCCTGCGCGCCTCGCACCAGCCAAGCCACCCCCGCGCGCCCAGCAACTGCCGCCCGCTCCCGCTCCTGTGCGCTGCGCGCTCACTCCCACGCGCCCGCACCGTCGTCTCGGGCTCGCCCGGCACCCGCGTTGA